The Virgibacillus phasianinus genome includes a window with the following:
- a CDS encoding FtsB family cell division protein, whose translation MTAKEKTVTRLSSDYMQQYDAHKGREKRKKQRLIRRLVLFSIVALIVIGSMATYHVKQRVLQADKQEQYAQTQEKMATLQKKEANLNEEIQLLQNEEYVLDIARTNYFFSKEGELIFKIPDEEPSY comes from the coding sequence GTGACCGCAAAGGAAAAAACGGTAACAAGATTAAGTTCGGATTATATGCAGCAATACGATGCGCACAAAGGAAGAGAAAAACGAAAGAAGCAACGGCTGATTCGTCGTCTTGTGTTATTTTCTATCGTGGCGCTGATCGTAATCGGCAGTATGGCTACATATCATGTTAAACAACGTGTACTTCAGGCTGATAAGCAAGAACAATATGCACAGACGCAGGAAAAGATGGCAACACTTCAGAAAAAAGAAGCGAATCTTAACGAGGAAATTCAGCTTTTACAAAATGAAGAATATGTATTAGATATAGCACGAACAAATTATTTCTTCTCAAAAGAAGGCGAGTTAATTTTTAAAATCCCCGATGAGGAGCCATCTTATTGA
- the yabQ gene encoding spore cortex biosynthesis protein YabQ, translating into MILSTQFMTMLAMVLGGFYLGIILDTFRRASPHWRNSVFLTYLMEICFWLSQTLFLFYILYRVNAGELRLYVFAACLLGFAAYQALAASLYKKLLEHIIQFTLSIYRFFAKAIRMLIVTPVVFVVTLLFSAIAYTFQVLFLVLLTICKIVLTPFKWIFMFIYRLLPETIKKYLHKIAGFYSTMKNISKKWLKYIKFKRR; encoded by the coding sequence ATGATCTTATCCACTCAGTTTATGACGATGCTCGCCATGGTATTAGGGGGCTTCTATTTGGGCATAATATTGGATACCTTCAGGCGGGCATCCCCACATTGGAGGAACTCGGTATTTCTAACCTACCTTATGGAGATCTGTTTTTGGTTGTCACAAACATTGTTTTTATTTTATATTTTATATCGTGTGAATGCTGGTGAATTACGACTATATGTATTTGCAGCATGTCTCTTAGGGTTCGCTGCATATCAAGCGTTGGCAGCATCTTTATACAAAAAGCTGCTTGAACATATTATTCAGTTTACTTTATCAATCTACCGTTTTTTTGCAAAAGCAATTCGGATGTTAATTGTCACACCTGTTGTTTTTGTAGTGACGTTGCTTTTTTCAGCAATTGCCTATACTTTCCAAGTGCTTTTTTTGGTATTATTAACAATATGCAAGATAGTTTTGACTCCTTTTAAATGGATATTTATGTTCATTTATCGATTACTTCCAGAAACAATTAAAAAATATTTACACAAAATTGCAGGATTTTATAGTACAATGAAGAATATATCTAAGAAATGGTTGAAGTATATCAAGTTTAAGAGGAGGTAG
- the yabP gene encoding sporulation protein YabP, giving the protein MNYYEKDTQPHVTQQDHSLKINNRRSIEISGVKEVDSFDNEEFLLETVMGFLIVRGQNLQLKNLDVGDGLVSIKGKIYELSYVDEQHQEKAKGFFSKLFR; this is encoded by the coding sequence ATGAATTATTATGAAAAGGATACCCAACCACATGTAACACAGCAGGATCATTCGTTGAAAATTAACAACCGTAGGAGCATTGAAATTAGCGGTGTAAAAGAAGTGGATAGTTTTGATAACGAGGAATTTCTGCTGGAAACAGTGATGGGATTTTTAATTGTACGGGGTCAAAATCTTCAGTTGAAAAACTTGGATGTTGGCGATGGATTGGTTTCAATCAAAGGCAAAATATATGAGCTTTCCTATGTAGATGAACAACACCAGGAGAAAGCTAAGGGATTCTTTAGCAAGCTGTTTAGATGA
- a CDS encoding RNA-binding S4 domain-containing protein produces MRLDKFLKVSRLIKRRTLAKEVADQGRITVNGNQAKAASTVSKGDELVIRFGQKLVTIKINDLKEVVRKDEAEMLYSVVKEEKID; encoded by the coding sequence ATGCGATTAGATAAATTTCTAAAAGTATCAAGACTAATTAAGCGACGAACATTAGCGAAAGAAGTAGCGGATCAAGGAAGAATAACAGTTAATGGTAACCAAGCAAAAGCAGCATCCACCGTTTCAAAGGGCGATGAGCTTGTTATCCGTTTCGGTCAGAAGCTTGTAACGATTAAGATTAACGATTTAAAGGAGGTTGTCCGTAAAGACGAAGCGGAGATGCTGTACAGTGTTGTCAAGGAAGAGAAAATTGACTAG
- the mazG gene encoding nucleoside triphosphate pyrophosphohydrolase, with protein MANKIEIIGLGAGDIDQLQVGIYKKLMNGETLIYTRTNDHPVINTLKAEGITFQSFDHLYEENDQFGDVYRNIVAQILVKATEEPIIYAVPGHPMLAEKTVQLLLEQDKVPVEIVGGQSYLDDLFTSLKIDPIDGFQFVDGTSFERNQLDYRHHLIFCQVYDSFIASHVKLALLEDLPPDYPIKIVEAAGSMSEVITSIPLEELDHNLKVGNLTSVYIPPAGSDLLNHTFNRLREVISTLRSPNGCPWDQAQTHETLRKYAIEEVYELIEAIDGQDDEGIIEELGDIMLQVMLHSQIGEDDDYFTVDDVIQSITDKMIHRHPHVFGDRKADTVADVYKNWGELKQEEKGNKRISLLDGIPKHFPALSKAAELQSKAAEVGFDWSNADQVWQKLEEEITEVTEAIENKDGSEIEKEFGDVLFVIANLARYYKINAEIALNQTNQKFTSRFRYIEEQLSEAGKQVADTSLEEMDYYWNQAKERNE; from the coding sequence GTGGCTAACAAAATAGAAATTATTGGACTAGGTGCTGGGGATATCGATCAGCTGCAGGTAGGGATTTACAAAAAATTAATGAACGGTGAAACACTCATTTATACACGTACAAATGACCACCCTGTCATTAACACATTAAAGGCGGAAGGGATTACCTTTCAATCCTTTGATCATTTGTATGAAGAAAATGACCAATTCGGGGATGTGTATCGTAATATTGTTGCGCAAATACTTGTGAAAGCGACAGAGGAACCAATTATTTATGCTGTTCCAGGCCACCCCATGCTTGCAGAAAAAACAGTGCAGCTTTTACTGGAGCAAGACAAAGTCCCTGTAGAAATAGTGGGTGGTCAAAGTTATTTGGACGATCTATTTACCTCGCTGAAAATTGATCCGATTGACGGCTTTCAGTTTGTAGATGGAACCTCCTTTGAACGCAATCAGCTGGATTATCGCCATCATTTAATCTTTTGTCAGGTATATGATTCATTTATCGCTTCACATGTAAAGCTTGCCCTGTTGGAGGATCTTCCGCCTGATTATCCGATTAAGATAGTGGAAGCGGCAGGGAGCATGTCTGAAGTGATTACAAGCATTCCACTTGAAGAGCTTGACCATAATCTTAAGGTTGGTAATTTAACAAGTGTTTATATCCCACCAGCAGGGTCTGATCTGTTGAACCATACATTCAATCGTCTCCGGGAGGTCATCAGTACGTTGCGGAGCCCTAATGGATGTCCGTGGGATCAGGCGCAAACACATGAAACATTACGGAAATATGCAATCGAAGAAGTTTATGAGCTGATCGAGGCGATCGATGGCCAGGACGATGAAGGAATTATTGAGGAATTGGGAGATATCATGCTGCAGGTCATGTTGCATAGTCAAATCGGTGAAGATGACGATTATTTTACTGTCGACGATGTTATTCAATCTATAACAGATAAGATGATTCACCGTCATCCACATGTTTTCGGTGATAGAAAGGCTGACACGGTTGCAGATGTTTATAAAAACTGGGGTGAATTAAAACAGGAGGAAAAAGGCAATAAACGCATCTCCCTTCTTGATGGTATCCCTAAACATTTCCCTGCGCTTTCAAAAGCTGCTGAACTGCAAAGTAAAGCAGCAGAGGTTGGCTTTGATTGGTCCAATGCCGATCAGGTTTGGCAAAAGCTAGAAGAAGAAATAACGGAAGTGACAGAAGCAATTGAAAATAAAGATGGCAGCGAAATAGAAAAGGAATTTGGTGACGTACTATTTGTCATTGCAAATCTAGCAAGATATTATAAAATAAATGCAGAGATAGCACTAAATCAAACCAATCAAAAATTCACCTCTCGTTTTCGATATATCGAAGAACAACTGTCAGAAGCGGGAAAGCAAGTAGCTGATACATCGTTGGAAGAGATGGATTATTATTGGAATCAAGCAAAGGAAAGGAATGAATAA
- a CDS encoding putative polysaccharide biosynthesis protein codes for MGGNESNNLVKGALILSFAGLVSKILSAGYRVPLQNLTGDIGFYIYQQIYPFLGMALVLSLYGFPSAISKITNDLLSKGVKLSIKDFFIPLFSILLIINGLLFGFIYLNAAEIAGWMGNDHLTRALQSASFVFLLIPFTALFRGVFQGEYQMQPTALSQVGEQLVRVGIIITAALLISRQNIYTIGQAGAIAAISGAIVAAMILGFLFTKKRPWSMERYPIPWRYYWKGLLFFGIIAALNHMILLLIQLADAFTLVPSLLEYGLTQEAAMKAKGIFDRGQPLIQLGTVLGSSFALALIPNLSRDKLKEHPRETNHFVRVAMLFSFYLTVGAAIGLILIFPEANRLLFENQSGTGSLRILMLAIVFCSLSITAVSILQSLNRIKRTAFFIIFALVVKWLANQLFVPLWGITGSAAATVLSLAFLCYLVFRALQKELPDLRLFKKMKWKALGLAGSGMTVYVIIIDWLISPSVHAPRLVMLAYVLFVALSGAVCYLLLLLKFKAFTEKQLAMLPFASFLLKVQRGRNYRG; via the coding sequence ATGGGTGGAAATGAATCAAATAATCTGGTGAAGGGTGCATTGATCCTTTCTTTTGCGGGACTTGTCAGCAAGATCCTGAGTGCTGGATACCGGGTTCCTTTACAGAATTTAACAGGGGATATTGGATTTTATATTTATCAGCAAATATACCCTTTTCTTGGAATGGCTCTTGTTCTTTCTTTATACGGATTTCCGTCGGCTATATCAAAAATAACAAATGACCTTCTTTCAAAAGGTGTGAAACTCTCTATTAAAGATTTTTTCATACCGTTATTTTCAATTTTGCTTATCATTAATGGGTTACTATTTGGTTTTATTTATTTGAATGCCGCCGAAATTGCTGGCTGGATGGGAAATGATCATTTAACTAGGGCACTTCAATCTGCCTCGTTTGTTTTTTTACTGATTCCTTTCACGGCATTATTTCGTGGTGTTTTCCAAGGGGAATATCAGATGCAGCCTACCGCACTTTCGCAAGTTGGGGAACAATTGGTTCGGGTAGGTATCATAATTACTGCGGCATTACTAATCAGCCGTCAGAATATCTATACAATCGGACAGGCTGGTGCGATTGCAGCGATATCAGGTGCAATAGTTGCTGCCATGATATTAGGGTTCCTATTTACCAAGAAACGCCCTTGGTCAATGGAAAGATACCCAATTCCCTGGCGTTATTACTGGAAAGGGTTATTATTTTTTGGAATAATTGCAGCATTGAACCACATGATTTTGCTGCTAATTCAACTTGCCGATGCCTTTACATTGGTTCCCAGCTTATTGGAATACGGTTTAACGCAGGAGGCGGCTATGAAGGCAAAAGGGATATTTGATAGAGGACAACCATTGATCCAGCTTGGTACAGTGTTGGGCTCATCCTTTGCATTAGCTTTAATACCAAATCTATCTCGAGATAAATTAAAGGAACATCCGCGGGAAACAAATCATTTTGTAAGAGTAGCGATGCTGTTTAGCTTTTACCTTACAGTCGGTGCGGCTATTGGGTTAATTCTTATATTCCCTGAAGCGAATCGGCTATTATTTGAAAATCAAAGCGGAACAGGGAGTTTGCGTATACTTATGCTTGCGATTGTATTTTGTTCCCTCTCGATAACGGCTGTATCTATTTTACAAAGCTTAAACCGTATCAAGCGAACAGCATTTTTCATCATCTTTGCGCTGGTCGTTAAATGGTTAGCAAATCAACTGTTCGTGCCCTTATGGGGAATTACCGGAAGTGCAGCTGCCACCGTACTTTCATTAGCCTTCCTATGTTATCTAGTATTTCGAGCACTGCAAAAAGAACTTCCCGATTTACGCCTTTTTAAGAAAATGAAATGGAAGGCACTTGGATTGGCAGGAAGTGGTATGACGGTTTATGTAATCATAATAGATTGGCTTATTTCACCAAGCGTTCATGCTCCGCGGCTGGTGATGCTGGCATATGTTCTATTTGTAGCGCTATCCGGTGCCGTTTGTTATCTATTGTTATTACTGAAGTTTAAAGCATTTACCGAAAAACAATTAGCAATGCTTCCATTCGCATCATTTTTACTGAAGGTTCAAAGAGGGAGGAATTATCGTGGCTAA
- the spoVT gene encoding stage V sporulation protein T, producing MKATGIVRRIDDLGRVVIPKEIRRTLRIREGDPLEIFVDREGEVILKKYSPINELGSFAKEYAEALFDSLHQPVLISDRDEIIAVAGESKKDYLNKSVGEQVEKVIENRSQLFKTESEKVEILQGKEEELSSYCISPIIANGDPIGCVIMIARDGKQLSEVEQKAIETASGFLAKQME from the coding sequence ATGAAAGCAACAGGAATTGTGCGTCGAATTGATGATTTGGGCCGAGTAGTTATTCCAAAAGAAATTAGGAGAACATTGCGTATTCGAGAAGGAGATCCATTAGAGATATTTGTGGATCGTGAAGGAGAAGTTATTTTAAAAAAATATTCACCTATAAATGAATTAGGCAGTTTTGCAAAAGAATATGCAGAAGCATTATTTGATTCTTTACATCAACCGGTATTAATTTCAGATCGTGACGAAATCATTGCCGTTGCTGGTGAATCAAAAAAAGATTACTTAAACAAAAGTGTTGGTGAGCAGGTAGAAAAGGTAATTGAAAACCGTTCACAGTTGTTTAAAACAGAATCTGAAAAGGTTGAGATTTTACAAGGTAAAGAAGAAGAGCTATCATCCTACTGTATCAGTCCAATTATTGCAAATGGTGACCCGATAGGCTGTGTAATCATGATTGCACGGGATGGAAAACAGCTTAGTGAAGTAGAGCAAAAAGCCATTGAAACTGCATCGGGCTTCCTGGCGAAACAGATGGAATAG